From one Leguminivora glycinivorella isolate SPB_JAAS2020 chromosome 5, LegGlyc_1.1, whole genome shotgun sequence genomic stretch:
- the LOC125226510 gene encoding 40S ribosomal protein S4, translated as MARGPKKHLKRLNAPKAWMLDKLGGVYAPRPSTGPHRLRECLPLVVFLRNRLKYALTGDEALRIVKQRLVRVDHRVRTDPTYPAGFMDVVSIEKTNELFRLIYDVKGRFTIHRITPEEAKYKLCKVRRVATGPKAVPMLITHDGRTLRYPDPLIKVNDSVQLDIATGKIMDFIKFESGNLCMITGGRNLGRVGTIVSRERHPGSFDIVHVKDSTGHTFATRLNNVFIIGKGTKAYISLPRSRGVRLTIAEERDKRIAAKQQAS; from the exons ATG GCTCGCGGCCCCAAAAAGCACTTGAAGCGTCTGAACGCGCCCAAGGCATGGATGTTGGACAAGCTCGGAGGCGTGTACGCGCCTCGGCCGAGCACCGGGCCGCACCGGCTGCGCGAGTGCCTGCCGCTCGTGGTGTTCCTGCGCAACAGGCTGAAGTACGCGCTGACCGGCGACGAGGCGCTCCGCATCGTGAAGCAGCGGCTCGTGCGCGTGGACCACCGCGTCCGCACCGACCCCACCTACCCGGCCGGGTTCATGG ATGTTGTGTCGATTGAGAAGACCAATGAGCTGTTCCGTCTGATCTACGATGTGAAGGGACGCTTCACCATCCACCGCATCACTCCCGAGGAGGCCAAG TACAAGCTGTGCAAGGTGCGGCGCGTGGCCACGGGCCCCAAGGCGGTGCCGATGCTGATCACGCACGACGGCCGCACGCTGCGCTACCCCGACCCGCTCATCAAGGTCAACGACTCCGTGCAGCTCGACATCGCCACCGGCAAGATTATGGACTTCATCAAGTTCGAGTCCG GCAACCTGTGCATGATCACGGGCGGCAGGAATTTGGGGCGCGTGGGCACCATCGTGTCGCGCGAGCGCCACCCCGGCTCCTTCGACATCGTGCACGTCAAGGACTCCACCGGACACACCTTCGCCACCAG GTTGAACAACGTGTTCATCATCGGCAAGGGCACGAAGGCGTACATCTCGCTGCCGCGCTCGCGGGGAGTGCGGCTCACCATCGCGGAGGAGCGCGACAAGCGCATCGCCGCCAAGCAGCAGGCCAGCTAG
- the LOC125225994 gene encoding PR domain zinc finger protein 13-like yields the protein MLGGAGCVALRGLSAGRASRAVAAAELLAAAADADANDRPVYVDVDAEGYLVPAGARGTCGAAALAARARLAPGNAVLERVEAPGNAVLERVEAARSRLAPGNAVLERVEAARSRLAPGNAVLERVEAPGNAVLERVEPAAPGAWRVVVTAAAAPHAELLLWPSEDALERAAVPHLTPDNKIGPGEYGCHRCDARFDAPHMLRVHLFLGCRTPSALLFLSALVHGASSPLDLRSAFRPYTGASPARLAPAALEALATAWGRGAGGGAGHACLYCGRLYSRRYGLKIHLRTHTGYKPLRCPHCRRAFGDPSNLNKHVKLHGAGAGAARGGGAHACAECGKLLVRRRDLERHMRARHPPSEL from the exons ATGCTGGGAGGCGCGGGCTGCGTGGCGCTGCGCGGGCTGAGCGCCGGCCGCGCCTCGCGCGCCGTCGCCGCCGCCGAGCTGctggccgccgccgccgacgccGACGCCAACGACAGACCG GTATATGTGGACGTGGACGCGGAGGGCTACTTGGTGCCGGCGGGCGCGCGCGGCACGTGCGGCGCGGCGGCactggcggcgcgcgcgcgcctGGCGCCCGGTAATGCCGTGCTGGAGCGTGTGGAGGCGCCCGGTAATGCCGTGCTGGAGCGCGTAGAGGCGGCGCGCTCGCGCCTGGCGCCCGGCAATGCCGTGCTGGAGCGCGTGGAGGCGGCGCGCTCGCGCCTGGCGCCCGGTAATGCCGTGCTGGAGCGTGTGGAGGCGCCCGGTAATGCCGTGCTGGAGCGCGTGGAGCCCGCGGCGCCCGGCGCCTGGCGCGTCGTGGTCACGGCCGCCGCGGCGCCGCACGCCGAGCTGCTGCTGTGGCCCAGCGAGGACGCGCTCGAGCGCGCGGCCGTGCCGCACCTCACGCCAGATAACAAAATAG GTCCTGGTGAATACGGTTGCCACCGTTGCGACGCCCGCTTTGACGCTCCACACATGCTGCGGGTGCACCTGTTCCTGGGCTGCCGGACGCCGTCGGCGCTGCTGTTCCTCTCCGCCCTGGTGCACGGCGCGAGCTCGCCGCTGGACCTGCGGAGCGCGTTCCGGCCGTACACGGGCGCGTCGCCGGCGCGCCTGGCGCCCGCCGCGCTGGAGGCGCTGGCGACGGCGTGGgggcgcggcgcgggcggcggcgcggggcacGCGTGCCTCTACTGCGGCCGGCTGTACTCGCGCCGCTACGGGCTGAAGATCCACCTGCGCACGCACACGGGCTACAAGCCGCTGCGCTGCCCGCACTGCCGGCGCGCGTTCGGCGACCCGAGCAACCTCAACAAGCACGTGAAGCTgcacggcgcgggcgcgggcgcggcgcgggGCGGCGGCGCGCACGCGTGCGCCGAGTGCGGCAAGCTGCTGGTGCGGCGCCGCGACCTCGAGCGGCACATGCGCGCGCGCCACCCCCCCAGCGAGCTCTGA